A segment of the Chaetodon trifascialis isolate fChaTrf1 chromosome 2, fChaTrf1.hap1, whole genome shotgun sequence genome:
ttagtaattaattttacacattaaaaCGAACAAtttgacattattttggtaataaattaGTTTAAGAATCAAAGAATCTGAGGAGCTCCCATCGCTGCAGGTCACTGAGCTGCGGGGTAGTCGTCTTACCTTCACACTGAAGTCGAAGCGGAGACGATCAGCTGACACGTGAGATCCTCTCTGCTGAACTGAAGGACCCAAAACGTCCCTCAGAGCAAAGTTCAGGATGTGAGTGGCCGTATGGTTCATCATGCAGGACAACCTGTGGACCTGAGGGACAACAGGAGAAACAATGAGTCACAGTTCAGACCGTCCTGATCGCCTTCCTGCTCTCCAGAGGATGACCTCTCAAGTTCAGTGATGCAATGAGCTTTCCTATAGCGCCACCTTCAGGACAAACTGTGTGGTTCCACAGCCGGTCCAGGCCTCAAGCCTGCTTCAATCAAAGAGGTCCAGGCTGAAACTGTCCAACAACAATCACGCCATCAAGACAAAATGACGTTCCACTCAACTTTTCCATCTGATGAAACGAAGAAACGAGTCTGTTTgagtctgagctgcagcctATTCACTGAACGTCACCATGGACGATAGAGACATCACAGGCCTCCATCCTGGACCAGGTCTGTTTGTATGGATGACCTCCTTCCATCTGTCCACTGCCTGCACGAGTATTAGGCAGGTGAGTATCTTCACCTTattgtcattttcatgcatgttttcCAACTCCAACCCATATTAACTTGAATGCTGATTGAATTTAAGCATTATCAGGTgatgtatgtttgtgtaatgGGGGGTCGGGGCCTAAAGTGATTAACACCCTATCACTGTGTGCATGATtattaaaaagtcaaaaattGTGAAAAGCCTTTCAGAGGGATGCAGTAGAAGTAGCTGAGGTACTGAGGCGTGATCACCGAACAAACATTTAGCTACAAACTAAACGACAGGGTCACAAGAAGAAGATTGAAACTAATTAACAGCTAATGACTTGAGAAGAATGAAACGTGAAGCTACCAGGAACCCATTAATCTCCAGTGCTGCCATATTCCAGAAATGTACCCTACCTGGAGTGTCCAGGGTACAAGGTGCTCGGTACTCAGAGACGTGGCCCAGGTAAGGACGGCTgaaacaccaccaccactgaACAACACTCAAGACTGCACCCAGAGACATCTGAAGACAGATTTTTCAAAGGTTTTCTGGACGGATGAAATGAGAGTGACTCTTGACAGACCAACTAACTCCCAAACCTACTGCCAATTTTTGGGAGATACTTTCTTCAAGCAGTGGTTCAGAAAAAAGTCTACATCATCCAAGAAGGCCATGATACAACGCTCCATCACATGGATCCAGATACTCCTCTGCGTGGCCACCCAGCAAAGGCCTCAAAGATGACAGAACAATGACACGACCCCTTCCTCGCCTGACCTAAACCCTGCTGAGAACTTGTGGGACTTGTGGGAGGCTGTGGTTGCTGCTGCACAAAAAGTTGATCATGGACAGATCAAGGACCTGACAGAGTCCATGGATGGAAGGTTCAGGATCTGTTGGTCACTggatattattatataatatatgatgtATATCACAAgtgtttatttgtatattttgactTGTTTATGTGTAATTCTTAATTTAATAAACGAAAATAAACATTTAGTTGCCTAATACTTGTGCACACATAGATATTCTCCCGAGAAAGCCAAAAACTAATTTTCTCTTTGTTAAATTCTCTGGTTTGAGGTTTATTAACATTCTGGGTTGACTGACTGTAAAACGAATACTCAGGAATACAACTCACCTTGACTTAATGTCCACCTGTAAACAACCAGCTTCTGATAAACCtacatgtgtttctgtgtttggtgGTTACCTGGTCCAGATGTAGTTGGACCTGGTCTCCAATCCTGAGGCTGTCGGCTGTAGTCACCTCATGGACTACGTATCCACCGGCCAGGATCACGGCCTCCACAGGATACAGGACATCCTACAAGACAGAGAACACACCTGCAGTCAGAACTCCCCTGGACACACAAAAGGGAATCTTTCCATGCGTTCCCCTCTGGGCGCTCAGCTCACCTGCAGTCCATCTCGGGTGAAGTAGCCCCGGTCATGTGACTGCCCCCCTTGCTCAGGGTAGAAGGAGGTTTGATCCAGGATGACACCACAGCGCTGACCCTCAGTGACCTCTGACACCAGTGTCTGACCGTCATACAGGGCCAGGACAGTCGCACGGCATGCTGGGAACACTTGGAggaaaacaataacaattacCTCTGTGAACTGGACAGGTGAGACATACCAGGTCAGGTATGAGCTGCAGTTCCTGTAACGCCCACTAGATGCTGCTGTGATCAAACTCTGACTGAAGTTAAAGAGAACCCTTCAACTTCCCCAACCAACACAAAGTTTTGTTGATAAATGTTCACAGAACTAgattcagacatttttcagcactttgtgtTCAAGTACAAAAGTTCACCACCTCCAGACGCTCAACAGAACATTGTCACAAACTGGATATATTCACCAGAACCTGAAACCTCCTGAAACACGGCAGCACACAGTCCACTTCATCTTTGATTCATGGAACTTTTTCTTCACCATCGATCTTTAAACTCCCAACATTGCCAAAATATCTGGTCTCCAAAACATCTACCTGCCAGTTAGACCACCTGCCTGCTTGTTTAAAGTCTGTGTGCCTTCTCTGACATCACCAGTGACACACCACTGACGCACTAGTGAGTACACCAGTGACACACGTGTCTCAGTCAGACATGTTGGTGCGTTTGTCCTCAGCTCAGAAATGGTAGATGTCTCACTTGAGAGCTGTGTTACTATAAAGGAAAGGACTGTTGTtctgtcttcagtgtgtgaCCAAGACAGGTGTTACCTGTCCAGGTAGGACTCAGGTTGTACCGTATCTGTCCTGATCCAGTTTGTACTGGTATTTGAGGCGGTCGTCAGTGTGAGGAACAGCAAGACGCTCCAGCTCTGCCAGGCTGAGGATGTCCAACATCACCTGAGACTGAACACCTGCCCGCTGATCAGACGTCACCtgagagagataaagacaggTGTGACATCACCAGTACACAGCCCCTTCACAATAAAGTGAAACCCTGCAGTTACATCATAACAACATGACATTAACTACAAACTTATTTAGGTTTCCTTACACGACAAACACGACAGAGCAGTTAAATCTGTACACGTTAATCTGACATCACAACATCCAACAAATGATCCGTAAAAccaggtgcattgtgggatgaTACGTCTCCACACAGAGACCATATTTCCATATGAAAACAGATCAGACTGAAGCACCACCTTGTGGTTCTCTGCGATCAGGCGGTCCAGCTCCTGACGGTCCACCTGGActcctttctcctccagcaTCAGGTCTACCAGGTCCAGAGGGAAACCCAGGTCCCTGTGAAGAGACCAGGCCACTGAggctgaaacagacacacacaggtcacatgTGAAAAGGACACCATCAGTCCTCCAACAGTGCTCTGAGGAGGTGCACTCAGAGCTCGACGTGTTCGCTCATTTCCAccaacaagacaaaaaaaccccatcCTGACGTCATTTCAGTCTCAAAATAGTGACTCAGCATCTTAAAGCTTCACATTGGCGTAAACAGGCTTCCATAGCAGGAAGACACAGCCGAAAGATGCACAATGTAGAGTAAACTCAGCTTCTTTCATGTCAAACTACGCGTCTTAATACTCTACTCACACAGTACATGTCAGTACACTGAAGAGTTTTTGTTCACTGGGACGGTTCCTTCGTTTAGGACACGTCTTAATGACTGATGATGGACAGCTGAAAGTCTGAATCACGCTGAGCTTCATGAAGCATCTTTATATAACAGGAAAGGAGTGCGTGAAGCTGAAATATTGACAGAAGTTGAAGTggcattttaaattaaaaaactaAAAGGAGTTTAAGCTTCAGTTTCAGATTAAAAGGTACTTTTCCCGTTTCTTAAAGTCAGGTATCTTTAAACTTTACAGACTCACCCACTGTAAAAAGAACCAAATCATAAACCAACTCCATCCACTGAGGAAGCTCATGAGGAGAGGCTGAAAGCTGCACGCACATTAAGTAAAGTGGACCTTGTGAGTCCAGGTGGATGATGGCAGTTGTAGTAGCTCAGTGAGGAACTGACCTGGGAAGACTCCGTGTTTGTATTCCTTTCTGCTGAGCGTCCGGTGGATCAGCCTGCTGCCCTGCTGCAGAGACGACAGGAAGTGAGCCTCGTTCTCGTTGATGACGTCCATGATCTGAAAGAATTCCATAACTTCCTGTTAGGTGAATCTGTCCAAGGACATTGATCAAAAGCAGCTGgtctcacttttcatttcaagaatataaaacatgcaaCAATCCTTCACAAACGTGACGTAAAACAAGCATTTATTTAAGTCCAATATGTGTCTCCTGATGGACGTCAGTccagtcttctctctcttttagctcgtgttttggtctccacctcctGGGGGACATAtctgctctttagctgctaaatgctaaatgcccaccagctggtctctgagtctgtctgctgtttgctgctcagcaaGAAGGGAACTGAGGCgttttaatgcttttattgtgaaaatgacaTTATGAGAGCGAAGAGAGTCaacaagacaggaaatgaaCCAAAAAAGCCAAAACCAAGCGGTAAAGAGGCTAAGGACTGACATACGAGCTGAAGTGGAAGATTGTCAAGGACTGAAGGACCTGAAggtaaaatactgaaaaaagttaaaatgacatcaaaataaaagagctAAAAGGAGTCAAAGTCAATTCGGAGATGGTCCAGAGATGAAATTCTTCTATTATGATCTGAGTCAGTGAGACAACTTGAGGCTTCGCCTgcagaaatacattttcatcaCCTGAAGATCACGAATGAGACGCTCGAGACACGAGTCAAAGATTTAAGAAAAGAGGACATAAACAGAAGACGACGTCCACTGTAAAAGTCCCACCGGAGAATAGTCACTGGTCcaaagacagaggaaacagcaTCACTGGGACATAATGAGACAAGACAGTTCTTCAGCGACGCGCCACCACCATCAGCTTCAGAAGAGCCCCCAACCCTTAATGACGCACTCGTTAAGAGTTACCTGTCTCCTGTGAAACGTCACACCTGGCTGAGCATCACTGCCAGCCTGTCCATAAAAGGCCTTACTGGCTGAAACATGTGGGTGTGTTCTTCCCTGTACTTTATATCAAAGCTGTGCATTATGAAGGCGTTTTAATTCATCACCTTCTCGAGTGTCTCAGACTTCTAAAGTACAAATTTACTGACTgtaagaaaagaggaaagtaTCTGAGAGAAATTTCAGAAAACTGTCTTCATCGTTCAACCTGGAAGTGATTCTCAGCGAGAGGACAAACTCACCCTGTCTGCCTCCCTGTGGAGCTCCGGATACACGTCGCCCTGCCAACACATCGacacatcaatcaatcaatcaatcagggTCTGCTGTCCAGGTGTTGAAGCAAAGCCTCAACACAGCCGTGATAACATACAGAAACACGTTCTATGACTTCATGTTCTAacgtttgtttttcagttgttCTGGTCTGTTTTTAACCTCCAGCTGGTCAAAGGCCTTCTGGGAAATGTATTTTACCAGTGTGTGGGTGACAGTGGGGACCAGGCTGGCCAGCGCTCCCTGAGGAGCCTGAAGGACCTCGACACAGAACCGAACGGCCCGCCGCAAAATCCTCCTCAACACCAGCCTGAtacacaacaaataaacaaacaacaacataaactATGTCATACACTCATCAACCGAGTTCTGACAGCTTATTGGTCGACCACTCACTCTGCTCCTGACATGCCCGGATGAACTCCGTCTGCGATGCAGACTGACAAAGTGCGGACGTGGTCCGCCACCACCCGGTATGCCATGTCCAACTTCCCCTCATCTGCTGCCCCCGTCCTGCCACCGTAAGACCTCACCCCTGACCTCTGTGGGCAGACACATTGCCATGACAACAgtaagctgtcaatcaaaccttGCATAACCTGGCAACATGGACAACAACACACTGTGGTCTAATGCGCAGGTGTGGAGGTGAACCTGGTGTGGAGGTGTACCTGGTGGATGGCATGGAGCAGCGGGCTGAACAGGTCGGTGTCGTAGTTTGATCTTTTACCCTGCAGGACGCTGACCAGTCTCTCCAGTCCCATCCCAGTGTCCACACTGAACTGGGGCAGTGGCTGCAGACTGTGGTCCACctccctaacacacacacacactcacacacattattatcatatttttaACTGGGAGCTGACCAATTAAACAGGCAGACTGGTTCAGTGTGAACAGAAGTGGATCGATGTGTTCTGAGCTGTTCTTCCTGTCTGGTCCAGGTGAGTGTCTAAACCTGTGGTACTGCATGAAGACCAGGTTCCAGATCTCCACCACGTCTGGACTGTCAGCATTCACAAGTGTCGTGGCGTCTCGTCCTCCCACGTGGTCATAGTGGATCTCAGTGCAGGGGCCACAGGGGCCCGAGTCCCCCATTTCCCAGAAGTTCTCCTTCAGGCCGAACGGAAGGAGGCGACCAGGAGGAACCCTGAGTGGGAGACTAACCGTCAGCTTCCAAAATCACATGAACAACACTGACTCCAAAAGACCCAATCATAAGCCAATCAGagtgtgatcagctgatctgatccgctctgacacaaactgacctgaaatcagctcaaaatcaatatatttaatgttcttccccatcagcttcattgatttctgtaaatatctgcttattgtgaatctgatgcagcaacacatttcacagactgggaaagatgcgAAACGCTCCACATGTGGGACAGGTTTAAATCCCACCTGGAGACCAGAAATCCAGACCAGCTGAACTAGGACCTACCCGATGTCTAACCAGATCTGTCGAGTCTCTTCATCAGCTGGTAAACCTGAGGCAGCGTCTCCGGCAAAATAAGACACGTACAGTCTGTCTACAGGCAACCCATAATGCTCTGTGAGGAGGCTCCACGCCATGCAGCACGCCTCCTcctgtgcacacagacagaagtcCAGGGTTGTGATGTTGAACAgagtaaacaggaagtgagccgTCGGAGTCGTCCCCCCCTCACCTTGAAGTAGTCTCCAAACGACCAGTTTCCCAGCATCTCAAAGAAGGTGTGGTGGTACACGTCTCGGCCCACGTCCTCCAGGTCGTTGTGTTTGCCGCCAGCTCGGACACACTTCTGACTGTTGACCACTCGTCGGTATGAGGACATCTCACTGCGAGGGTCCACGGTCCCCAGAAGGATGGGCTTAAACTGAAACCAGGGTCCAGAGTCCAGTCAGTGGACTGTAAAGGCTTTTTAATATTCAGTGACTGAGAGATGAAAAATACT
Coding sequences within it:
- the aars2 gene encoding alanine--tRNA ligase, mitochondrial isoform X1 produces the protein MFRLLRRRLRPVSGPPCRLAVHSARSCSGCPPEMPAARVRSTFLDFFRQKHGHRLVPSSPVRPRGDPSLLFVNAGMNQFKPILLGTVDPRSEMSSYRRVVNSQKCVRAGGKHNDLEDVGRDVYHHTFFEMLGNWSFGDYFKEEACCMAWSLLTEHYGLPVDRLYVSYFAGDAASGLPADEETRQIWLDIGVPPGRLLPFGLKENFWEMGDSGPCGPCTEIHYDHVGGRDATTLVNADSPDVVEIWNLVFMQYHREVDHSLQPLPQFSVDTGMGLERLVSVLQGKRSNYDTDLFSPLLHAIHQRSGVRSYGGRTGAADEGKLDMAYRVVADHVRTLSVCIADGVHPGMSGAELVLRRILRRAVRFCVEVLQAPQGALASLVPTVTHTLGDVYPELHREADRIMDVINENEAHFLSSLQQGSRLIHRTLSRKEYKHGVFPASVAWSLHRDLGFPLDLVDLMLEEKGVQVDRQELDRLIAENHKVTSDQRAGVQSQVMLDILSLAELERLAVPHTDDRLKYQYKLDQDRYVFPACRATVLALYDGQTLVSEVTEGQRCGVILDQTSFYPEQGGQSHDRGYFTRDGLQDVLYPVEAVILAGGYVVHEVTTADSLRIGDQVQLHLDQVHRLSCMMNHTATHILNFALRDVLGPSVQQRGSHVSADRLRFDFSVKGSLSISQLQQVERCVNDIISANQMVHSQELPLETARCIEGLRTVDEVYPDPVRVVAVAVAVSDLLDDQAGRQTSVELCCGTHLLQTGAIEHLVIVSERQMVKGISRIVAVTGREATRALEAGQVLSQDVDSLSARLTGSAPLSIDSALRLAKEVGVLSDAVDNTPIPQWQRRELQSRLKALQRSSNTTVRKLETREAAVRAQALLERNSGKDLLVDLVETDSLSVLMKTVNQLSAAAPRSHVMLLAHHRNSGKVLCACQVPKDSPSLLASDWAVAVCCHLGGSAGGSALVAKGTGSSSDITEALRWAEDFAHQKTQR
- the aars2 gene encoding alanine--tRNA ligase, mitochondrial isoform X2 — its product is MFRLLRRRLRPVSGPPCRLAVHSARSCSGCPPEMPAARVRSTFLDFFRQKHGHRLVPSSPVRPRGDPSLLFVNAGMNQFKPILLGTVDPRSEMSSYRRVVNSQKCVRAGGKHNDLEDVGRDVYHHTFFEMLGNWSFGDYFKEEACCMAWSLLTEHYGLPVDRLYVSYFAGDAASGLPADEETRQIWLDIGVPPGRLLPFGLKENFWEMGDSGPCGPCTEIHYDHVGGRDATTLVNADSPDVVEIWNLVFMQYHREVDHSLQPLPQFSVDTGMGLERLVSVLQGKRSNYDTDLFSPLLHAIHQIMDVINENEAHFLSSLQQGSRLIHRTLSRKEYKHGVFPASVAWSLHRDLGFPLDLVDLMLEEKGVQVDRQELDRLIAENHKVTSDQRAGVQSQVMLDILSLAELERLAVPHTDDRLKYQYKLDQDRYVFPACRATVLALYDGQTLVSEVTEGQRCGVILDQTSFYPEQGGQSHDRGYFTRDGLQDVLYPVEAVILAGGYVVHEVTTADSLRIGDQVQLHLDQVHRLSCMMNHTATHILNFALRDVLGPSVQQRGSHVSADRLRFDFSVKGSLSISQLQQVERCVNDIISANQMVHSQELPLETARCIEGLRTVDEVYPDPVRVVAVAVAVSDLLDDQAGRQTSVELCCGTHLLQTGAIEHLVIVSERQMVKGISRIVAVTGREATRALEAGQVLSQDVDSLSARLTGSAPLSIDSALRLAKEVGVLSDAVDNTPIPQWQRRELQSRLKALQRSSNTTVRKLETREAAVRAQALLERNSGKDLLVDLVETDSLSVLMKTVNQLSAAAPRSHVMLLAHHRNSGKVLCACQVPKDSPSLLASDWAVAVCCHLGGSAGGSALVAKGTGSSSDITEALRWAEDFAHQKTQR